The nucleotide sequence TGTACTGTGCTTTCCACTGTTATTCATCTTGCAATGACTCAAACCTGCacaatatcttttttttcccctctcctttaCTAAATCAccttataaattaatattattcaatatatataatattagatATTTAGATTAGCCTGTATCCTTTGCGAAGTAATGAACAGAACAGTTTCTGTTGTCTTTTTGTCGGCCCTGAGCCTTTGTTTTGCGTTTAGTGAACTTGTTCATTGACTTTGGATATTGCCTTGTGTTTTGGATCTGCTGTTCCTTGGAAAATGCCTACCTGTGCTTGCATTCTACTCTCTGCCTCAATACGTGATAATGGGCCTTAGGGTTACATGCCTTTGTGTGTATCAAATCAAAGATGATCACTTGAAggtcacacactgctgctgaggatatCTCTACATGGACAACCTGGAGATACAGtacatgggattgctgtggatggtagcacttagaaaccatggagatggctttggactgtTTTGGACTCTTCATCAGTAAACAGCTGATAACTTCAAATAGTTTGACTTCAGGTTCTAACTAGAATTGGgaaaatgatatataatctggtgtcacccacatgaggatgaggatgaggttcctctcaaggtctTCATCATATCGTATCCTATACTGaatttttacattatatatcgaggcaatgtccactgttaaaagagCTATGAATGAAACTGTTCAGTGGTGTAGATGTTGACTCTATATCAAAGAAAATGTGCCTGATGTTTTCAGACCTGCATGTTGACCCTAACAATGAGGTGATTCAAgctttttaattcaattcaattcagttaatTTGTAttgcgccttttacaatggacattgtctctaagcagctttacaaaagtaataaaataaaataaaataaataaaatagaaaatataattaatatatatatatatatatatatatatatatatatatatttaaattttagttattattttatccctattttataaaaagctcctgtgatatgaggaagaaaccttgagaggaactagGCTCAGAATGGAACCcattctcatttgggtgacactggacagtaaataacgtcaatgtaactaaataatgtcctttctacaacagcaaccgaGGGCTCAtaaggaactattaggtcagtgtaattCCTTGATGCCTTGTTGAAATGGGGGCGTGGTTGAGCACCGGGTTGTGAATGGATGGCAGAGCCGAGGAAACTAAAAGGCTGGACAGTCACGTGACTATGTTTATTCGTACTAATAATTATTTCTGTGTAAAACGATAAAAAGGGGAAGAAGTGAGAGCCGATAGGGAAGGATGAGCACGCagagccatgtgtgtgtgtgtgtgtgttaaatactagTTAAAGAGTGaagctaataaaaataatttcctCTTTCCTGAAGATTTCGAGTTATCTACACTTATATCTTACAGAGACCTAATGAATTGATATGTTATACAATTCTGACCCCACCTACttggtgttttgtttaattttacatCTCCTGATATGATAAAGAAActgatgtttgtttattacCAGTACCTGTGATATTATCACTGACAACCTCCCTGCTTGTGAGCTGGTAAGTTATTCAGCTCCTTTAAGGATAGAGTTATTTTGTTAGCTACAGCAGGGAGTTTGCTCTTCATGAGCAGTATGCAATCTTATAGGCTGAGCAGACACACAGTGACAACTTTTTTTCAGGTTTGGACAAACCCTCTCCAAGTTCCTTCTgccctccctctccctgtcaGTCACTCCCATTCACTTCAACAGAAATGAAACCAAAACTCACCCTTTccgtggtgtgtttgtgtgtaaaactgATTTAGCTGTCTGAAggtttcttttttactttttcgaTTAACGTTATATAGCTCAAAGTTTATTTCATACACCCTCTTCTGTGTACGTGAGCAAAGTAAAATGGCAGAGACTAATATTTCAGTGGCTCAGGATCAGTTCAGCTGTCCAGTCTGTCTGGATTTACTCAAGGATCCAGTGACTATTCTCTGTGGACACAGTttctgtatggtgtgtataaatgactgctgggatcaggaggatcagCAGGGAGTCTATTGCTGTCCTCAGTGTAAAGAAACCTTCACTTCAAGACCTGCTATCAGTAAAAATGCCATTCTGGGTGAAGTTATGGAGAAACTAAAGAGAGAACTCCAAGCTACACTTCctgttcagtgttcagctgtaaatgaagatgtggagtgtgattccTGTACTGGTGAAAAATCCAAAGCCATCAAGTCCTGCCTGGTGTGTCTGGCCTCTTTCTGTGAAGCTCATCTCCAGCCTCACTATAAATCTCCTGCCTTTAAGAAGCACAAGCTGGTGGAAGCCTCCAGCCGACTCCAGGAGCAGATCTGCTCTCAGCATGACAAACTGCTGGAGGTTTACTGTCGCACTGACCAGAGGTGTATCTGCATGTTGTGTACCATGGATGAACATAAAGGACATGATACAGTATCAGCTACAGCAGGACGAGCTGAGAAactggtaaaataaataaatacataaataaaataaactatattgTAGTTGTACATATTGTTTTTCAGCACTAGagataatttgcatatatatttacaaaaaaattgagAAACGTAGAATATCCAGGCAAGGGATAAATACTACTGGGCAAAAAAGGGCATGAAGATTCAAAAATTGTAATCACACAGGGAAGACTAGTTAGTAGTGATGTTATACTGAGATGCTATTTGAGCTACAGTGCGTATATCAAGAAGGTAAAGTAGTTTGCAGTGAAGCTCCATATGACTTCCTGGTGGTAATGATATCATTCATTCAAGAGTGGGTCCAATTTCTCAAAGCCTCTATATAAACCAGTTAAACCACACTATTGTAGATTATGATTTTACACTTTTTAGGTGATTACGTGATTGACATATAAATGTTGCATATTATAATTACAGAGCCTGAATTATAGAGCTGATTGAGTCACATTCAAAATGTTACGTTAATTGCAAACTGGTGAACAGGCGCTTGAGAACACTGACCTCTTTTGGTCATAGAGAGCAGTGCAGATAATGACTGTTCCTTATCTCTTAGATTTTTAACTTCCATCACTTGGTTTCTCCCTTGGTTTATTTAGGAGCAGCTGTTGAAGATACAGAGAAAATGCCAACAGAGAATCTTGGATAGAGAGAAGAAGCATCAGGAGCTAACAGAAGCTGTGGAGTTTTATGGGGTGATGGATTCAGTCAGGATTCTGGAGATTTCCCTTCATTTAGAAACCATTTTAGATATCATTCTTATTCACACTGGGAAGTTAAGATATTTATAGTATAATTCTAGTCAATTATAATGTGTTGATTATTATGTTTCAGAGTACAGATTTACTTCAGTATGTTTTATTGTACTGCTAAAAGTGGTGTTTCTGATCTTAGTATTTCTTTCTAAGAAAGTTTTCATTCCTGTCTTTTCCCCCTGTATCTTCTAACAGCACTCTGCACAAAGAGCTGTACAGGAAACAGAAAGGATATTCGCTGAGCTGATTAAATCAATTGAAGGAAGATGTCGTAAGGTGACAGCACAGATCAGGGCTCAGGAGAAAACTGCAGTGAGTCGAGCTGAAGAAGTCATGACacaactggagcaggagattgcagagctgaagaggagaaatgatgagctggagcagcttTTATACACAGATACCATCCATTTCTTCCAGGTAACGACACAGTTTCTAAACTCAACAAACTACTTTTCCGAacatgttgatttattttctataaacgTCTGTCACAGGTTTATACAAATCCGATCATTCTGAAACATTATTATTCAGTGCTATTGTCACTGGTTCGTTGAGGGTTTGtgcattattttttgttttattaacttcagtagaaacatgatttgctattttttattttattaaattaaatattacactgaagacatttgggtttgaggtCAAAAGCTGTGCATAAGACGATAGGTAAGATATTCAGCTTCCATTTCCTGACATATATTTCTATATGTGTAAACCACTTAGACCCTGCCACCTTTTGTTTGAAcccagcaatttttttttcaaatgatcaaaaatattggaacacatGACTGACAGGTTGACTGTTGCATATCCCCTTCTGAAGAGGATACTGACAAACATAAACTGAAATAAGTCACACTACTAGCCTGAAAATGTTGTTTAACATCTAGATGAAAGCTGAAATCTTGATCAATCGTCTGATCTCGAACCATAACGTCTTCAGTGTATCTACAAATTGATGTGCATTATGACAATGTCTTCATCTTTCATTTTCCATTGTAGAGTTTTCCGTCTCTCTTGGACACTCCTGAATCTGCAGACCTACACCCCATCGGGCTTaatcctctcctctctcttgaGGATGTAACAGCATTTGTGTCTGAACTGGCGGACAATGTGGAGATATTCTGCAATGAGTTCAAAATAATATCCAATGCAGGTACACTACTGGATTTTTTTCTGCTGAGAAATTTGAGATATCCACGCATTAGGATAAGTAATATTTCTGACTTGGGGTTAATGGAGTGAACTCCTGAGATTGAAGTAACCTTAAATTTTGAGAAACGGCTGTTGAACAGTGTATATAGTCTTAGGAGAAAAGGTTTTTCAAATGTGCTTAGGGTGGCTCATGGTTCAACTTTTTGAAGGGGTTCTTTGTGGAGTCTTCTGTGTAAGATAAACGGCCTAAAGGGATTTAGCAACTCCGGGGTTGGAGGATTGGTTCCTGCCTCCCCCATTTATATGTGGAGTTTTCATTTTCTCCCTATGCTTATGGGGTTTCCTCAGAAtattccagtttcctccctgCAGAttgccatctctaaattgtccatagtttGTGAATGGGTATGTGATTTTGCTCTGTAATTGTTCAGCACCTGGGTGTCCATTaccttgtgccccaagttcCCTGGGATGGACTCCAGATTGCTCAAGACCGTTTGTAGGATAAGGGTACATTATTATactgtaattttttaaattgtgtttcaATTGCAGTAAAAGAATTCCAGATTATTCCACTTCCTGAACCCAAAACCAGAGAAGAGTTTCTACAGTGTAAGTTTCTTTCtttacaccacaaacacacacagtatactgTACAAGGTATATACAGGGACATGGATAGATCCATCTATAGACCATATTTGTATCGGTGTAATTTTAGGTTTACATTAATAATTCGCTTTTTTAAATTGTCTGATTGTGTGACATTTCGTAgtcatttataatatataatataaattattttttgacTAAACAAGACTAAATATTCCCTCCAAATTCCAATCAATCACAAAATACCAAGCATGTTCACAGTAAAGGTCA is from Hemibagrus wyckioides isolate EC202008001 linkage group LG07, SWU_Hwy_1.0, whole genome shotgun sequence and encodes:
- the LOC131356706 gene encoding tripartite motif-containing protein 16-like; protein product: MAETNISVAQDQFSCPVCLDLLKDPVTILCGHSFCMVCINDCWDQEDQQGVYCCPQCKETFTSRPAISKNAILGEVMEKLKRELQATLPVQCSAVNEDVECDSCTGEKSKAIKSCLVCLASFCEAHLQPHYKSPAFKKHKLVEASSRLQEQICSQHDKLLEVYCRTDQRCICMLCTMDEHKGHDTVSATAGRAEKLEQLLKIQRKCQQRILDREKKHQELTEAVEFYGHSAQRAVQETERIFAELIKSIEGRCRKVTAQIRAQEKTAVSRAEEVMTQLEQEIAELKRRNDELEQLLYTDTIHFFQSFPSLLDTPESADLHPIGLNPLLSLEDVTAFVSELADNVEIFCNEFKIISNAVKEFQIIPLPEPKTREEFLQYSCEFTLDPNTVNKHLCLSEWNTVVTCSDTAQPYSVHPDRFDYYLQVLCRERVCGRCYWEVEWTGRHGVSIAVSYKTISRKGNGTECLFGRNAQSWRLFCYPSCYSFRHIKKEIKIPVIPSSSRIGVYVDHRAGTLSFYSVSDTMKLLHSIHTTFTQPLYPGFVVCTGSTIKLQL